A stretch of Lathyrus oleraceus cultivar Zhongwan6 chromosome 6, CAAS_Psat_ZW6_1.0, whole genome shotgun sequence DNA encodes these proteins:
- the LOC127098264 gene encoding protein SOB FIVE-LIKE 5, which produces MDKSTSQYSESGWTHYLDQSIISESCFKGKGEYEYERKGERMNEKEFEEDSSMVSDASSGPPHYDNEENYCENFYHCLSSRTKESNKRKKVKEYERSQQSSPLDDTASSPFFSCPNKSHKKQDSFLENGAVENNAIQFSECKFATRIKRKTGFYKAF; this is translated from the exons ATGGATAAATCTACCTCACAGTATAGTGAATCTGGTTGGACTCACTACTTGGACCAATCCATTATTTCTGAGAGCTGTTTCAAAGGAAAAGGTGAATATGAATatgaaagaaaaggagaaagAATGAATGAGAAGGAGTTTGAAGAAGATTCATCAATGGTGTCTGATGCTTCTTCTGGACCTCCACATTATGACAATGAAGAAAACTATTGTGAAAATTTCTATCATTGTCTTTCTTCTAGAACTAAAGAATCCAACAAGAGGAAAAAAGTCAAAGAATATGAGAGAAGTCAACAATCTTCACCTCTTGATGACACTGCTAGCTCCCCATTTTTCAGTTGTCCGAACAAGAGTCATAAG AAGCAAGACAGTTTCTTAGAGAATGGAGCGGTGGAGAATAATGCAATACAATTTTCTGAGTGTAAATTTGCGACAAGAATAAAG AGAAAAACTGGATTCTACAAAGCATTTTAG